A DNA window from Acetilactobacillus jinshanensis contains the following coding sequences:
- a CDS encoding TetR/AcrR family transcriptional regulator C-terminal domain-containing protein, with protein sequence MYHIKPDKRSQRSATLICQGFNKCIAKNHNLNQITISQIIHEATIGRATFYRLFDSKRDVLAYECDLLFKQAAIKSKSSNNSSTRDLFLYCAELCIKNHLLFEAIIKSHQAQIIYNTLMNRLSLIRKHFRIANNVSDAQMDYFLSDLTHLIISTLSTWIRHGEKESAQDLISNAAVIIGIIYRSIK encoded by the coding sequence ATGTATCACATTAAGCCTGATAAACGGTCTCAGCGGTCCGCAACTTTAATTTGCCAAGGTTTTAATAAATGTATCGCTAAGAATCATAATCTCAACCAAATCACCATTTCACAGATCATTCATGAAGCAACGATCGGCCGGGCAACGTTTTACCGGCTCTTTGATTCGAAGCGCGACGTGTTGGCGTATGAATGTGACCTGCTTTTTAAGCAGGCGGCCATTAAATCTAAATCGTCAAACAACAGTTCAACACGAGACCTATTTCTCTACTGTGCTGAGTTGTGCATCAAGAATCATCTGTTATTTGAAGCCATTATCAAATCACATCAAGCCCAGATCATTTATAACACCCTGATGAATCGACTTAGCTTAATCCGGAAACATTTTCGAATCGCTAACAACGTCTCAGATGCGCAGATGGATTACTTCTTATCAGATTTAACCCACTTAATTATTAGTACCCTATCTACCTGGATCCGGCACGGTGAAAAGGAATCAGCTCAGGATCTAATCAGTAACGCGGCCGTGATCATCGGGATTATCTACCGATCAATCAAATAA